A window of the Gossypium arboreum isolate Shixiya-1 chromosome 2, ASM2569848v2, whole genome shotgun sequence genome harbors these coding sequences:
- the LOC108460775 gene encoding UDP-rhamnose/UDP-galactose transporter 4-like, whose translation MSSVSKADRKAALDVASWFFNVVTSVGIIMVNKALMATYGFSFATTLTGLHFATTTLLTVLLRWLGYIQGSYLPLPELLKFVLFANFSIVGMNVSLMWNSVGFYQIAKLSMIPVSCFLEVVFDKVRYSRDTKLSILLVLVGVAVCTVTDVSVNLKGFLAAVIAIWSTALQQYYVHFLQRKHSLGSFDLLGHTAPVQAASLLLVGPFVDYWLTEKKVYAYDFSVISMFFLIMSCTIAVGTNLSQFICIGRFTAVSFQVLGHMKTILVLLLGFIFFGKEGLNLHVILGMVIAVVGMVWYGNASSKPGGKERRIYSAPNNKLHKQESSDSTETEEV comes from the exons ATGTCCTCTGTAAGCAAGGCTGACAGGAAGGCAGCGCTCGATGTGGCCTCATGGTTTTTCAATGTTGTTACATCTGTGGGTATAATCATGGTCAATAAAGCCTTGATGGCTACATATGGCTTCAGTTTTG CTACAACATTAACTGGTTTGCATTTTGCCACAACAACCTTGTTGACTGTTCTTCTTAGATGGCTGGGTTACATTCAGGGCTCTTATCTACCATTACCCGAACTTCTCAAGTTTGTCTTGTTTGCAAACTTTTCTATTGTTGGAATGAATGTGAGTCTGATGTGGAATTCTGTGGGCTTCTATCAG ATAGCAAAGCTGAGCATGATTCCAGTATCATGCTTTCTGGAAGTTGTTTTTGACAAGGTCCGCTACTCAAGGGACACAAAGCTTAGCATACTATTAGTTCTCGTTGGAGTTGCTGTCTGTACTGTTACAGATGTGAgtgtcaatctcaagggtttttTAGCTGCTGTAATAGCAATTTGGAGCACAGCCCTCCAGCAGTAT TATGTGCATTTTCTTCAACGCAAGCATTCTTTAGGATCTTTCGACTTATTGGGACATACTGCTCCAGTACAAGCTGCAAGCCTGCTCTTAGTTGGTCCTTTTGTGGACTACTGGTTAACAGAGAAAAAGGTTTATGCCTATGACTTCTCTGTGATATCAATG TTTTTCTTAATCATGTCATGTACCATTGCCGTTGGGACCAACCTCAGCCAATTCATCTGCATCGGCAGGTTCACGGCCGTATCATTCCAAGTGCTTGGCCATATGAAGACTATTCTTGTTCTCCTCTTAGGGTTTATTTTCTTCGGGAAAGAAGGTCTCAATCTACATGTAATTCTCGGTATGGTCATTGCAGTCGTAGGGATGGTCTGGTATGGTAATGCCTCCTCCAAACCGGGTGGAAAAGAACGTCGGATTTATTCAGCTCCAAACAACAAATTACATAAACAGGAGTCATCGGATTCCACCGAGACAGAAGAGGTCTGA